The genomic interval tgatgacagtttggaaATTTAGCGTAGTCTCATCTTCTGACCAAATAggctgttggtcaaatgtgatcttaaaaatgtccattttctgtttgtggcaaagtaagaatgAAAACGTTCAAACGGCTTGAGTGTCTCCTATAGCTGTCAACCCTGTTGCCTAACAACGCCGTcttagcggagtgatacagtgtttgtaaaaaataaactgatgttatggtgaaataacagcacggctAGAACACTtcacaaccaatcagattgcgtggccggaactaactgttgtataaaagtcAGCAACATCCATAAGCATCCAGAAACCTCTCTGGGCATGAAcacatctgaaatggactgatgcaaggtgtatgcatgtattgtggtctgatgagtcgaCCTTTCagactgtgttctctgggccaaagaagaaaaggaccatccagattgttaccagtgtaaagttgaAAAGCCAGTATCACTCCTGATATGAGGGGGCattagtgggtaacttgcacatctgtaaatgCACTATTAACACTGAACCCCTTTTAGGGCAATATGTGCTGTCTTCAGGAAGATGTTTTTATCAGTGACGTCCATGCTTATGTTGACATATCCctaccaagccacattctgcatgtttcaACAGCATGATTGTGTAATCAGAGAGTAGGGATGCTAGagtggcctgtctgcagtccagacctgtctcccattgaagaCATGGTATCACTTTATTTAGAGTGGTcctatttaaatgaaataaacactcaacagactcttagtaacatcaacaacatatccatgatgtagcagcagtgaatacatttggTAGATTATCAACAGACATTTAACCAactttgtaaataaaattagttGAACATTAATTAAGTTTAATACAGACCAtcaacatcctcaacaagctgttagaCACACTGACACCATCCTGTACCTGGAGCTTAACTGgattagattttatttaaatttaggttaagattagggccaatgtgagagttaggattatgtttgtggttgaggttaagattagggttaggatttggtaAGGTGTTGGGTGAGGTTGTTAAGGtcaggttttgtgtaatggaagtaacatattaacaacacatctactgaatgtaagtaatgtatcaacagaacatctacaagatttTATTTACGTTAGTATATtgagatgcttcactactgctacctCACTCAAACGCTGTTGAAGTGTTCCTGATAAGCTGGTAAGAGTTCATTAATAATCTACAAAGGACCATTCCAAATAATGTGTTCCAAAAATgggtggtgcattatgaagtgcaaaatataataatgaagGCCCCAAATggctgcacagctgaagacttctGTAACAGAAGAGTGGCAGAAAAATCTGCGTTTTTGTCTTCAGTcccaaaaatgattaataagtgctgttaaaagatgAGGTGATGttacacagtggtgaacatgctcctgtcccaactattttggaaCTTATGGTAGAAATCAAATTTGGTTTCTATACAAGTATATAAAATTCATgagaaaaatatcaaatattacaCTGTTTTCAGCTGAATACAGGTCAAATAGAATTTGTTAatctctgctttctgtttttgttagtgTTACACATACTCTCACAACTTTTTTGAAGTTTGTCATTTTATAAATTTGTACAAGAAGACATTGTAGATAGGACTTTGTGACTTTGTCACACCTGAGCAGTGACAGTTTTACTTTCTGTAAATGTGTGATGTTAAACAAaggctgctgtgtgttctctTTCAAGTGAGCTCTACATTTTGATGAAAGACCAAGACTCAGGCATTAAAGAGATGAAAGTGGAAAAGGACAAGAAGCTCTTCAGCCACTGCTTCACTGGTATGAAACATCAGAcagaatgatatatatatatatatatatatatatatatgtgtgtgtgtgtgtgtgtgtgtgtgtgtgtgtgtgtgtgtgtatatatatatatatatatatatatatatatatatatatatataacttataCATCGCtcatttcagaacaaaaccttgtatctccaaaattatatctttacaggagaaggaaaaatatgtaTGCGCGTATTGCATAGACTGATAGACTGATGCACGTCAGAATAATTGCTTCCTTTATGCCATAACAAGTCAATGAGTCATGCAGTGTCTGTCTATGTCTGTAAATAATATCTGCCCTGTACGTGATTTCCTGGCAGGTAACACAGTGATTGACTGGCTAATCTCTCAGGGGAAGGTCAGAAACAGGGCGGAAGGTGTGATGTTGGCCACAGGGCTGCTGAACGAGGGCTTCCTGCAGCCCGCTGGAGAGATTTCTAAAACTGCTGCTGAGGGTGGAGCAGAGTCAGTGCTGCTAGACCAGCATGATGCTCTTTACTACTTTGTAAGTGAACTTGACCAGAACATGGGACTCTGCACACACCAGTAGCCTCTACACAGAGCCTGTCTGAGCACTTTGAAAATACCATTTGGATTAAGAGCACACCAACAATCTCACCAATCTCTGCTCATTAACTTTGAAAGGACTAAAAgatctacatatatatatatatatatatatatatatatatatatatatatatatatatatatatatatatatatatatatatatatatatatatagctctaCAATTATGttatacatgtatgtgtatatttatttgtatatccatatatttatatgtatatatgactgtgtctgtgtgtgtgtgtatacatataagTGCATTGGGTTTCATGACCACAAAAAATGAAcatgtagtatagtatagtctacattacagactgtagtccatctgtttctctaaatACTCTGTTTtcccacttttaccctgttcttcagtggtcaggacccccacaggaccactacAAAGCATGTGagtggtggttcattctcagcactgcagtaacactggtgtgttagtgtgtgttgtgctggtgcaagtggatcagacacagcagtgctgctggagttttttgtCCACTCAGTGTTCACTCTACTAGAAACTTCTACCATGTCAGTCCACCTTCTAGATGTAAGGTCAGCGACGATAGattatctgctgctgcactgtttgcgttggtcatcctctagttcgtcatcagtggtcacagtccgctgcccacaggacgccgttggctgaatatttttggttggtggacgattctcagtccagcagtgacgctgaggtctgatccactcagaccagcacaacacacactatcacaccaccaccacgtcagtgttactgcagtactaagaatgatccaccacccaaacagtacctgctctctgagggtcctgaccactatacatacatacatgttgAACATTGAATGATTCAACTTGAAGACACAACTTCTTAGTTGAgtgaaaagtatttttttaaaattctgcatCTTATTTaggtaaatctttttttttttttaacattcccCACTAGACAGGGCTCTTTCTGTCACACAATCTTACTAGACATTTTTCTTCTTGGATATGAagttatggatggctgtggtatcactggggctcaaactcacaaactCCTGTTGTAGTGACCGCTTAgcccactgcaccactcaggaataCATGAAGTAGGTCAGATTTTGTTTCTACCAATGTTTAATACACGGTACAACATGTGGTACAAATGTCGAATAATCTAAGCTCtacatcaggaggttgtgagtttaaATCCCAGCAACACCAAAGCTGTCCACATCCAGAAGCCCAAGAGAAAAATATGCCAGACAGAAttgtgtgatagaaggagcaccagttagtggaaagaagaaagcagaatcagattgtttatttaacagacctagaaacagtagctgggagagtttttgactcaactaagaagtttgagttgtgtgaattctggtgtcctcaagttgaatCAACTTGAAACTCTGTATCATGAAACTTCGATACAGAGTAAACAGTAGCTGACGTAAATACCACAGAGGTTGGTATACAAtgtctggtaacactttatttggatacactttagatgctttgtagatacataatttacttttaagcTACATTGAACAAAATAGctacttaataaaaaaaaaattctctaaCTGTAAACCTGCTTtaatcctaaccataaccttaaactcaacccaaaacctaaacccaaccctcaccctgctcCTAGCCCTAATCCTGGTCCAAATCCAATCTTAaacccaccactgtttagaatcaactgagtttcaacagacagtttgttaacaatttaaaTATCTATCCATCAAAATATATCTATTtcgtggactatccaaataaagttggttggttagtgtagtggttaacacctctgccttctacgctgtagactggggttcaatcctccaccagggcaagcacactataccaataagagtccttgggcaagactcctaacaccaccttggcctacctgtgcaaaatgatcaaattgtaagtcgctctggataagagcatcagccaaatgctgtaaatgtaaagtgagacccaatgttttgttttgacaaaaCCTAAACTGCAATAGGctatatgtcagtcttaaaggcagagCAACAAAATCagcatgtttaattctaaggggtaaagagaggttggaaaatgctcatgtaaaatgaattataactGTTTTAAGGTATATAAACCCATGCAGGCATTAGAAATGGAGATCAGGAAAACAAATACAAGAAAACTGTAGAATATGGGAATAATAGGAAGTGAATCTGCTTCTGTGCAGGCTGACAGCGGCTTCTACTGCGAAGGCTACTCGAGTGACGAGGACGTGATTGTGAAGGAGGAGTTCAGAGGAGCCATAGTCAAACAAGGCTGTCTGCTCAAACAGGTATTGAGGCTTACAGTATGACTCTCACTCATCATGCAAACAAGAAAAGAGGAAGGATAAGAGAAGTTGTGGTTATTGACAGCTATTCTCCTGTTCTACATCATCCTCTGGCCACTGGAGGTTTACGCTCAAAGAGGAAGCCTGAACTTCTTCCTTTTTGTGTTCAAAAGGGTCACAGAAGAAAAAACTGGAAGGTGAGAAAGTTTATCCTGAGAGACGATCCTGCGTACATCCACTACTACGACCCTGCTAAGGTAAGGACAGTTCTGTTATCCAGAGGAGGCCTGGACTTAGTCTCTTAAAGGGACCAtagcctttttctctttcagttttaaatcaAAGAGTTTAAGTTAGTCTGTAACTGTTGACATTTTAAAGGGAACCATTCACTACCgctccatacagtccatatatggaaactaaactttCTGGTATTAGCTCATTTTTTTGTGAAGTCACAAAAACCAGtgcctgtaaatgttaatgttaatcagtctacagcagtttagccccacccattcacaccaaagtgataaggagtgtttcagcctagactCACAGTAAACCAGATCTGCATTGTGAATTAAGTACAGTACAGGGGAGCCAATCACaagagagctcatttacatatatcatatatatctctccctctctctgtctctgtctctctctctctctttctctctctcactctctctttttctccactcCTCTCTTACCCTTCATCTGTTTGTCTCTttatctccctccctctctctgtctctctctctctccactcattctctttcactcttttttggcacccctctctctccactcttctCTTACCCTCCATCTGCCTGTCTCTTcatctcccctccctctctctgtctctctctctccactcattccccctttctctctctttttctctacacatctctctctactcctctcttaccttccatctctctcctccctttctctgtttgtctctctccgcactcatactctctctcactctttttctccacccctctctccactcctctgtctatctcactctgtctctgtgccttgtttctttctctctcccctctcattctctctttctttttctccacccTTCTATCGCCactcttctctctatctctgtctccatcccttcttctccctttctctctctcctctctctttctctgtttgtctctctccccactcgttctgtcactctctctttttctccacacCTTTCTCTCCCCACTCCTCTCTGTCCTtccatccctctccctctgtcgcTCTCCCTCCTtctgactttctctctgtctctctctttttctctctctctttccttctctctggcccctccctctcctctcttcccccctctctctctctctgtcttaagGGTGAAGATGATCCTCTTGGTTCAATTCCCTTGCGTGGGTGTGTCGTAACTGCAGTGGATTACGTGCCAGATGGTAAGAGAACAATGATTATAGTTATTCACTGATCATTCATCACTCAGAACAATAAGACTCAAAGATATGGTCTAAATACACTGAAGCATGTCATATTAAAGTAAATACGCCAGTGTTTTCCAGCCTAATCTCAATCTGCTTCATCTGTAGTGGATGGTCGGTGtcctgtacttagaaaagaacataAAGACTCATTGTCTTAAAGGACACTTACAATAGAAGCTGATTGGTAGATGCATTTTTTAATAAGTACAACATTACTGTCTGTGGTAATCAGCTGGAGAAGGCCGATCAGTATTGATGCTCCTCGATCAGACATTGTTTACAAATTACAGTTGTGCACAAAAACCCCACAGGAACACATTCACTTTGGATGTATCCTTTAGCATCTTAGAAACCTGGAAAACATTACTGAGTGATATTCTCTTTGGTGTAACTATTTACTGGCTATCTTCTTAATTCTGTTACAGGTGTGTTTTAGTGAAGTGCTTCAGTTTAAATGGCTCATTTTGaatatcatttttaattttttttttcaaaatgttcgaCTGCCCAACTGAAAAAACTGCACAGACCAGAATGGATAACatagtgctggtctggtgctggtttaccagcttccaaaacacaacatatcactgctgtcaaaacaaaatgtcgtatctccatttttgccgttttaatttttttttacatacattgaaaatgcttgtttctATTTATActgtgtgttaatttcatgatgaatagatcaacaaaaatggctcaaaattacttggaaaaatgtctggttccattgacttacattaaaagtaaagtaggtttttcctatggtaaagttaccattttggagatacagcagcgatatgctggttttgctggtgatcagcATAATAATAACATTGCTACTGACCAGCATACCACCCAAAACACATCAtctctgtcagaacaaaaccttgtatctccatttttgtatttttatttttttttacgtGTAAAACATGCTATGATATAAACATGCCAGTTGCCCTTTAAGCTGTGTGgtaatttcataataaatggaaaaatagaaaaggcccaaaattactGGGAAAAACTGGTTTCACTGAcatacaataaaagaaaaaaggatgtttttgccttctctttcaaagttaacattttggagatacgaagttTCGTTCTGGCAGTGATGATATGCTGTTTTCGCTGGCGATCAGTAATGCTGGACTacgctgttttttttctagcagggcaGTCAATATCGACCAACATTCAAGCTTTCATTATCATTATCTGAAGAGAATAAGTGGCAGATGGAGATTAGACTGGAAACCTCTAGAATAATTAATTCAGTGCCTTAAATATGACCCTGTGTAATACTAACAACCTTCCACTGATGTACCAGAGCGTCTCTGCAAATCTAGATCTTTCCAAGAATTACAGAACATTCCTTTTAATGTTGTGCTAACTCTGCTGCAGCTAAAAGGCATGATGTGGAGGGAAATCTGTTTGAGATCATCACTTCAGACGAGGTACACTACTACCTGCAGGCAGCGACTTCCGAAGAGCGCAACGAGTGGATCAAAGTCGTTCAAGTGGTGGCAAAGTCTGGAAAATAACTGCAAAAGACCCGAGAGCAATCCAGACAATGAAAATCTACATTATTTTGAAGAATTCTGTCATTCCTTTCAAATGTGCAGGAA from Pygocentrus nattereri isolate fPygNat1 chromosome 5, fPygNat1.pri, whole genome shotgun sequence carries:
- the plek gene encoding pleckstrin; amino-acid sequence: MEPSTIREGYLVKKGTVLNSWKVMWVVLADDGIEFYKKKTDSNPKGMIPLNGATLTSPCQDFNKRTFVFKLSTTKKQDHFFQATHLEERELWVKDIKRAITCLQGGKRFARKSTRKSIRLPESVNLSELYILMKDQDSGIKEMKVEKDKKLFSHCFTGNTVIDWLISQGKVRNRAEGVMLATGLLNEGFLQPAGEISKTAAEGGAESVLLDQHDALYYFADSGFYCEGYSSDEDVIVKEEFRGAIVKQGCLLKQGHRRKNWKVRKFILRDDPAYIHYYDPAKGEDDPLGSIPLRGCVVTAVDYVPDAKRHDVEGNLFEIITSDEVHYYLQAATSEERNEWIKVVQVVAKSGK